CTCGCCGCCGATGCGGGTGTGGAAGACGCCGCCCGCCTCGCCGAAATACTGCGCGGCGGCAAGCTCGGAGGAAAAGCGCGCCAGCGACTGGCCGACGAAGCGCGCGGCCGCCAGCGAGGCGCCGAAGACGCGGCCCTCCTCCTCGACGAAGAGCACGATGCCGCCCGGCTGCATGCGGTCCTGCGGCAGGTTGAGCGAGAGCGCGGCCTCGACGGCCATGCGGTCGGAATTCGCCAGGCTTTCGGCCAGCGTGCCCGAAAAGACCGCGCCGACGGCCATCGCCGTCAGCGAGGTCGTGTCGCGCACGCTCGCATCCATACGGTCATGCTCGGCGATGATGCCGACCATGCGCGAAATGCCGACCACGAAGAGGAAGGCGATGATCAGGATCGGTATAGACCGTTTCAGCACGGGCTCAGCCCGCGTCAGACGCCGTGCGGCAGGCCCGGCGAAGATCTTCGCCTGCCCCGTCGTCTCGTCTTCCCAGGCCGCCATTCCCGGGAATCTGAGACGAGTCCATCCGCCGGCTGCGCGTCCTCGTTGCGCGTCCGCCATAGTCATAAACCTTGTAACCCTCTCGTGATTCGGCGCGCCGCTCGCCCGAATCTGCCCTAATGAATCAATTGTGATTCGGCTTGTCCATAGAAAAAGGTAAAAGTTTTTTAACCATTTCTCATAGTTGGGAAATTGCACTTGCCGGGCATGGCTTTACGCTTGGCGCGCCCGTCGCGGTCCCGCGTCCGTCTCGCGCCATTCCTTCAGCATCGCGGCGCGGCGGCGGGGAAAGCGCTCCTCCAGAAGCGCGATCGCCGCCATGCGCTCCGTACGGAAATGCCGGTAGCCCTGCCGCCATTCGCACCAGGCGACCAGCATGCGCGTCTCCTCGAAATAGCCGAGCGCGACCGGCCAGACCACGCGTTCGCTGCGTGCGCCCGACGCGTCGCAATAGGACAGCCGAAGCTTGCGCTCCCGGCGGATCGCCGCACGGATCACGGCAAGATCGACGATCTCGCCGTCGACGATCCTGCGCGGCCCGACCAGCAGCGCCGTGTTCTCCAGTTCCGCGGCAAGCTCGGCCGGCAGCACGGCGGAAATCTTGGCGAGCGCGTCCGTCGCCGCCTTGGTCACGGGCGCATCGGCGAATTTCTGCACCCAGCGGAAGCCGAGCACCAGCGCTTCCAGCTCGCCTTGCGAGAACATCAGCGGCGGCAGCATGAAACCGGGTCGCAGCACATAGCCGACGCCCGGCTCGCCCTCGATATCGGCGCCCTGCGCCTGCAGCGTGGCGATGTCGCGGTAGAGCGTGCGGATGCTGACGCCGAGCTCGCCGGCAAGCGTTGCGCCGCTCACCGGATGGCGGTGGCGGCGCAGAAGCTGGAGGAGCGCGAGCAGTCGTTCGGAGCGGGTCATGCGACGATACTGCCATTTTCTGGCAGTGGTGTCGCCTAGGATCGTCCCGTCAAAGCAACGAAAGGACGATCCCCATGATCTCTCCCAATCTCCTGATCCTCTATGTCGGGAACCCGGCGGCAAGCGGCCGCTTCTACGAGCAGCTTTTCGGCCGCGCACCGGTGGCCCAGTCGCCCGGCTTCGTCGCCTTCCGGTTCGAGAACGGCCTCGGTCTCGGCCTGTGGTCGACCAGCTCGCCGGAATTCGTCTCCTCGGGCACCGGCCATCGTTCCGAGATCGCCATCGTCGTCGATGACGACGCTGCGATCGACGCGCTGCACGAAACGTGGAAGGCGGCCGGCGTCGTCATCGAGCAGCCGCCGTTCACGGCCGTGTTCGGCCGCACCTTCGTCGCGCTGGACCCGGATGGCCACCGGATCCGCGTCTGCCCGCCGGACAAGTGAGCGAAGGGCTCAGCCCTTCAGCATGCGCTCCACGATGTCGGACACGTCGGAGGAGAGCTTTTCGCCCGCGGCGATGGTGCGCAGCGCGTTGCGGGCGTGGTCGGAGCGCACCTCCTCCAGCGCCCGCCAGGAGCGCATGGAGGTAAGGATGCGCGCGGCGAGCTGCGGGTTCTTCGGGTCGATCTCGAGGATCTGCTCGGCAAGGAACCGGTAGCCCGCGCCGTCCGCCCGGTTGAAGCCGGTCGGGTTGGAGAAGGCGAAGGTGCCGACAAGCGCGCGCACGCGGTTCGGGTTCGCCTTGTTGAAATGCGGGCTCGTCATCAGCGCCTTGACGCGTTCCAGCGCGCCGTCGCCGGGAATGGTCGACTGGATGGAGAACCATTTGTCGATGACCAGCGCATTGTCGGCAAAGCGGGCGCGGAAGGTCTCCAGCGCCGCCGCGGTTTCCGGCGCATCGGGGAAGCGGTGGGCGAGCACGGTCAGCGCCGCGCTGAGATCCGTCATGTTGTCGGCGCTTGCGAAGGCCTGTGCCGCGCGGGCCGGCGTGCCGTCGGAAACGGCGAGATAGGCGAGCGCCGCGTTGCGCAGCGCGCGCTGGCCGGCGCTTGCCGCATCCGGCGTGAAGGCGCCTTCGGTGCGGTTGGTGTCGAACAGCTTCGCGAAGGCGGCGGGATCGCGGTTCGCGACGAAGGCGAGCACGGCTTCGCGGCCGGTGCGGATGGCGTCCGGGTCGTTGTTGCTGCCGAGCTCGCGGGCGATGTCGGATTCGGAGGGCAGGGCCAGCGCCTGCGCGCGGAAGGCCGGCTCCAGCGCCTCGTCGCCGGCAATGGCGATCAGGGTATCGGCGAGAACCGCATTGGTTTCCACCGGCTCGCCCGCCCGCGCCTTGCGCGCAGCCTCGACGAGGTTCGGCAGGGCAAGATCGTTCAGCGCCTGCCAGCGGGAGAAGAGGTCGCTATCGTGGCGGGCGATCTGGGCGAGGTCGGCCGGAGCCTGCTCGAAATGCAGGTTGATCGGCGCGGAGAAGCTGCGGTTGAGCGAGACCACCGGGCGCGAGGCGATGCCGGAGAAGGTGACGGTCTGGCGGCGCTCCTTGAGGTGCAGCACGTCGCCGGTCACATCCGCGCCGCTGACGGCGCTGGGTGTGGCTTCCGACCCGTCAACCAGCAGCAGGCCGAAGCGCAGCGGAATGTGCATCGGCTCCTTGGTCGCCTGGCCGGGCGTCGGCGGGATCATCTGCTCCAGCGACAGGGTGAATTCGCCCTTCGCCTGGTCGTAGCTGCACGAGACGCTGACGAGCGGCGTGCCGGCCTGATGATACCAGAGCGAGAACTGCGAAAGGTCGACGCCGTTCGCGTCTTCGAAGCATTTGACGAAATCCTCGATCGTCGCGGCATCGCCGTCGTGCCGCTCGAAATAGAGGTCCATGCCCTTCTTGAAGCCGTCGGTCCCGACGATGGTCGCGATCATGCGCGTCACCTCGGAGCCCTTCTCGTAGACGGTCGTCGTGTAGAAGTTGTTGATCTCGCGGTATTTCGTCGGGCGCACCGGATGGGCGAGGGGGCCGGCATCCTCCGGGAACTGCTCCGACTTCAGGTGCCGCACCTCGGCGATGCGCTTGACGGCGCGCGAGCGCTGGTCGGCGGAGAATTCGTGGTCGCGGTAGACCGTCAGGCCTTCCTTCAGGCAGAGCTGGAACCAGTCACGGCAGGTGACGCGGTTGCCGGTCCAGTTGTGGAAATATTCGTGGGCGATGATCGCCTCGATATTCGCATAGTCCTGGTCGGTCGCGGTTTCCGGGTCGGCGAGGACGTATTTGTCGTTGAAGACGTTGAGCCCCTTGTTCTCCATGGCGCCCATGTTGAAGTCGGAGACGGCGACGATCATGAAGATGTCGAGGTCGTATTCGCGGCCGAACACCTCCTCGTCCCATTTCATCGAGCGCTTCAGCGCATCCATCGCATAGGCCGCGCGCAGCTCCTTGCCGTGCTCGACATAGATCTTCAGCGTCACCTCGCGGCCGGACATCGTCGTGAACGTGTCCTCGACCACGCCGAGATCGCCGGCAACGAGCGCGAAGAGATAGGAGGGCTTGGGATGCGGGTCGAACCAGGCGGCGAAATGCTTGCCTTCGCCGTAGCCCGCGCCGCCGAGGAAGTTGCCGTTGGAGAGCAGGAGCGGGCAGCTCGCCTTGTCGGCGATGATGTTGACCGTGTAGACGGCGAGCACGTCCGGTCGGTCGGGGAAATAGGTGATGCGGCGGAAGCCCTCGGCCTCGCACTGCGTGCAATAGACGCCGTTCGTGCGGTAGAGGCCCATGAGCTGGGTATTGGCCTCGGGATTGATCATCGTGGTGATCGTAATCTCGAAGGGCTCGCTCGCCGGCAGGTCGCGGATCGTCAGGCTGTCGGGCTTGGCGTCGTAGCGGGCGGCGTCCATCTCCATCTGGTCGAAGAGGAGGCCGGTCATGACCAGCTCGTCGCCGTCGAGGACGAGCGGCGCGGCAAGGTCGGCGCCTTCGCGGCGGTGGAAGATGAGGCGCGCCTCGACCTTGGTTTCCGTCGGGTCCAGTTCGAAGGTCAGATCGACGCGCTCGAGAACGAAGTCAGTCTGGCGATAGTCCGCCAGGTGGATGATCTGGCCGTTCTCTGTCCGCATGGATATGTCCTGCTCTATGCCGCCCGGCCCCTCGTGCCTGTGCATGGCGGAAGGAGCGCCGGGACGGTCTGCCCCCAAGTTCAACGAATTGATAGGACGATTGGCTTAACATCTCATTTCCAAGGGAAAGCTGAAATCACAAAATCGTGCCGTCCCGGCACAGCATTTCTTTGGTCCGGTCCGATCAAAATTATCCGCAATGTATCACGAGAATTCATCGTACCCGGCCAGCAATGCGGCTAGACTTGCGATCGTCTGAATCGGTTCTCCGATCATCCTCAGTTCCCGAAGCCACGGCCGGCCCGCCGTGACGAGTTCCCGCATGGACGTCCAGTCTCCCGATCCCATGAAGGGGATTTGCCTGAAGGTCGCCTCGGTGGTGACGTTCCTGTGCATGTCGACGCTCATCAAGGCAGCCGGCAAGGACATTCCGGCGGGCCAGATCACCTTCCTGCGCTCCGCCTTCGCCATGGTGCCGATCCTCGTCTTCCTCGGCCTGCACGGGCAGTTGCGCGACGCCTTCCGCACGAAGGACATTTTCGGGCATTTCAAGCGCGGCTTCGTCGGCATCCTCTCCATGGGCTTCGGCTTCTACGGGCTCGTGCACCTGCCCCTGCCGGAATCCATCGCGCTCGGCTATGCGCTGCCGCTCTTCACCGTCATGATCGCCGCCGTCTTCCTCAAGGAGCGCGTCGGCCTCTATCGCTGGACGGCCGTTCTCGTCGGCCTCGTCGGCGTCGCGATCATCAGCTGGCCGCGCCTCACGCTGTTCCGCAGCGGCGGCATGGGCTCGTCGGAGGCGATGGGCGTGCTCGCCATGCTGGCCTTCGGCGTGCTCGGCTCCTGCGCCATGGTGCTGGTGCGCAAGCTGGTGCAGACGGAGCGCACGCCGACCATCGTGATCTATTTCTCGCTCTTCGCCTCGCTCTTCTCGCTCGGCACGCTGCCCTTCGGCTGGATTGCGCTCGGTTGGCAATCGCTCGTCCTGATGGCGCTCGCCGGCTTCTGCGGCGGCATCGCGCAATTGCTGCTGACGTCGAGCTACCGCTATGCCGACGTCTCCACCATCGCGCCCTTCGAATATACGTCCATCGTGCTCGGCCTGGTCATCGGCTACGTCCTGTTCGGCGACGTGCCGACGCGCACCATGCTCCTCGGCACCGCCATCGTCGTCAGCGCCGGCATCTTCGTGATCTTTCGCGAGCATCGGCTCGACCTGAAGCGCCGCGCCGAATTGCGGCACAAGCTTCCTCAGGGCTGACGCCATTCCGGCGTCGTCGTATCCTCCACCAGTTCCTCGGGCACCGCATCCGGCTGGAGCGCCGCCGCCGCGGCATCGGCGGCGAGCGGCTGCGCCGCCATGGCCTGGAAATCCGTCTTGGCGACGAGGCCGTCGTTTTCCTCGCGCCGGCGGATGCGCCAGGCGGCATAGGCGCCGTAGAGCAGGAAATAGACGGCGAGCACCGCAAAGAGCGAACCGGGGCCGAAGCGATCCATGATGGGACCGACCATGATGGGGCCGGAGATCGTCCCGACGCCGTAGACGATCATCATGCCGGAGGAAACCTCGACATATTCGTCCGGCTGCGCCCGGTCGTTGGCATGGGCGACATTCAGCGCATAGATCGGGAAGATCACCGAGCCGACGCAGGCGGCGACGATATAGAGAAGGACCGGCGGCCCGCCGGCCACGAGCGCCATGACGAGGCAGGAGACCGTTCCCACCGCGCCGCAGGCGACCATGACGAGGCGGCGGTCCATCCGGTCGGAGGCCCGGCCGATCGGGATCTGCGAGAGGGAGCTGCCGATGAGCACCGAGGCGAGCAGCGTCGCGCCCTCGGCGGTCGTCAGCCCGCTGCGCTGCGTGAAGACGCCGCCGAGATTGAGCCAGGCGCCGGAGAGCGCGCCGGCGAGGAACGCCCCGACCACGGCGACGGGCGAGCGGCGATAGAGCGTCGGAACGTTGAAGCGCACCTGCGTCGGCGCCGCCGGCAGCGGCGAGGAGGTGAGGGCGGTCGGCAGCAGCGCGACCGAGAAGATGATGCCGCAGAGGATGAAGAGCGTCGTGTTGGACGGATCGCCGAGCGGCACGAGATATTGCCCGCCGATCGTGCCGACCATGGTCGTGATCAGGTAGATCGAGAAGACCGAGCCGCGATTGTCGTTGGTCACCTTCTCGTTCAGCCAGCTTTCGATGATGAGATAGCTGCCGGAAATGGCGAAGCCCGATATGGCGCGGAACAGCATCCAGGCCGGCCAGTCCACGACGAGCGCGCAGAGCAGGATGGCGATGGCGAGCATCGTGGTCAGCGCGACGAACACCCGCACATGGCCGACAAGCAGCACGAATTTCGGTGTGACGATGCAGGAGAGCGTGAAGCCGATCGTGTAGCCCGTCGCGATCATCGAGATCGTCTGCGTCGACCAGCCTTCCGCGACCGCGCGCACCGGCACGACATAGCTCTGGAGGCCGAAGGCCACCATCATCAGGAGGGTGGACAGCATCAGGCTGAGGATCGGCACGAGGCTCGCCAGCATGGGGGCTCCGGAAAAGGCGGGATGCGTTCGCTTGCGACTGTTGCTCTATTGCGCCGCCCGCGCGCTGTCCACTGCGACAACGGCTGGCGTAAAGAGATGGTCATGAAAAGGAGAGGGTTGCAACTTCCCGGAAGGGTCGTACTGAAAGGAAGCGTCGGGCAAATGCCCGGCAAAAAGAAAGAAGGTGAGACGTTTGAAAATCCGGCTTACGCCGGTCATCAGATCCAGGACTTGGCGCTTCACCCTGACGACCAGCCAAGAAACGGGAACCGGCCTTCGGCCCGGTCTCCACCGGAGGAGAGGTGTCTCACCTCCTCACGATGGCGATCATATCGCGGCCCGGGGGCCGCTTTCAAAGCGGCCTCAGTTGGGCAGGAAGGCCTTGAGCGGATCGCGGCGCTGCACGGCGTCGCGGGGCAGGGAAGCGAGCACCGAATATTCCCGCGCGGCGTTCACGGCGGCGCGGATATCGGCGATATCGGACATCAGCTTGCGGATCGTGGCCATGGCTTGCTCCTGCGGTCGTCTGGAGAGGGCATGGACGCGCCCTCGCATTCGCTCAGCGCGTGATGAACTCGGAGAAGAGCTGGGCGGGGCGGTTGATGCGGGCAAAGCCGGCGGCCGTGAGCTGCTCGTTGGCCGGGGCAGCGATGCCGCCGAAGCCGCGGCCGGCGCGAAGACCGGAATGGCGGAGCGTCTCGAAGCTCGAATGAATGGGCCGAAAACGGGCGGTCATGGGTCGATTCCTTAAATCCTGTCCTCCCGTTTGTTTATATTGCACCGCAACATTGATTTCGCAATGCGACATTCTGCCCGGCAGATATGTGCAATTCGCATGGCTGCTGAAATATTTTGTTCATGCTTGAGGCAGATTCGCGGCAAGGCGCTTGAGGGTTGGCAGGAGGTTGCGGCCAAGTCCTTGAAAAGACTGATTGTCCTTTCCCGTGTCAGCCCTTGAGCCCTGCGCGGAAGGCAAGGAGGTCCTGCCAGGCCAGCCGCTTGCTGATCGGCGCCGTCACGAGATCCTGTGGATGGAGCGTCGCGAAGGCGGGGACCGTGCGGCCGGCAACCTCGATGTCGCGCCATTCCCCGCGCAACTGGTGGATCGTATCGTTGGAGCGCAGGAGGAAGCGCGCGGCGAAATTGCCGAGGATCAGCAGGTGATTCGGCTCGGCAAGCGCGATCTGCCGCTCGATGAAAGGCCGGCAGATATCGGCTTCGCGCTGCGACGGCGGCCGGTTGCCCGGCGGGCGCCACGGCACGACATTGGTCAGGAGCAGGTCGGCGCGGGCGAGCCCGATGCCGGCGAGCATGCGGTCGAGCATCGCGCCCTGCCGGCCGGAGAAGGGCTGGCCGTCGCGGTCATCCTCGGCATTCGGCATGGCGCCGATCACCATGACGGAGGGTTTCGCATTACCCTCAGCAAAGACGAGGCAGCGCGCGCTGGTCTTGAGGTTGCAGCCGTTGAAGCCTTCCATCGCCGTGCGCAGCTCGTCCAGCGAACGGGCGCTGGCGGCGGCGAATTCCGCCTCCGCCACGGCCTGGCTGTCCGGGATCGAGACATTCGGCATCGGGGCAGGGGTGGCGGGCCGCGCTTGCTCTTGCCGCGCGGGGGCCTGCCGGGCCGGTGCCTGAACCGCGGGTGCGGCCTCCTGTCGGGGCTGTGCGCCCCGCGCCGCGCGCATCGCCTCGAATTCGGCGATGCGGTCGACCGCCTCCTCCTCCAGCAGCCATTCCACGCCCGCATCCGCATAGAAATGCAGAAGCGAACGGAGCTGTTCGGGATGGAGGTCTCTGGCGGCGTTCATGCGGCGCACCTTAGCGAAGCGACGGACGGGAGGAAAGCGCCCGCGTCACGCCGCCCACTGCGCGACGTCCTCGCTTTCGCCGATGAGCGCAAGGCCGTGGGCGATGGAGAGGAGTTCGCCGCCCGTCTCGATCTTTCCGGCATCGAAGCGGCGGTTGAAGATGTTCCGCACGGCCGGCACGAAGGAGGTGCCGCCGGTGAGGAACACCTTGTCGACCTCCGCCGGTGCCGTATGGGTCTTTTCCAGCACCTCGTCGAGCGCGCCCTCGATGCGGGCGAGGTCCGGCGCGATCCAGCCTTCGAAATCGGCGCGCTTCACCACCTTGCGGCCGGCGGCGCCGAGCGGGGCGAAGTCGAATTCCGCTTCGTCGGAGGAAGAGAGCGCCATCTTGGTCGCGGAGATCGCCTGGTAGAGCGGATAGCCCTCGTCATGCTCGACGAGGTCGATGAAGAGCTCCAGCTTTTCCGGCTCCAGCGCCGAACGCACCAGCGACTTTAGGTCGGTGAATTCCCGCGTCGTCTTGAAGATCGAAAGCTGGTTCCAGCGCGCGAAATTGGCGTAGTAGCCGCTCGGCACCTCCAGCACCTTGTCGAAGCTCCTGAAATGCGTGCCCTTGCCGATTTCCGGCGCCACGAGATGGTCGATCATGCGCGCATCGAAATGGTCGCCCGCAATGCCGACGCCCGAATGGCCGATGGGCCGTGCCGCCAGCCGGCCCGCCTGCCGCTCGAAGCGGATCAACGAATAGTCCGTCGTGCCCCCGCCGAAATCGGCGACCAGCACCGTCGCGTCGCTCTTCAGCGTCTGCGCGAAATAATAGGCCGCCGCGACCGGCTCGAAGACATAGTGGATCTCCGGAAAGCCGAGCCGTGTCAGCGCGGCGTTGTAGCGCTCCAGCGCAAGGTCCGGGTCCGGGCTTGCGCCGGCGAACTGCACCGGCCGGCCGGCGATCACCCGCGAGACGTCCCCCGGCCATTCGTCGCCGGCATAGGCCTTGAGGCGACGCAGGAAGATTTCCATCAGGTCGTCGAAGGCGTGCCGGCGGGCGAAGATCAGCGTGCCCTGGAAGAGGGCGCTGGCCGCAAAGGTCTTGATCGATTGCAGGAAGCGGCAATCGCCGGGATTGTCGATGAACTGGCGGATCGCCGCCTGCCCGGCCTCGACCTTCAGCGCCTGCGCGCCGACGACCGGATCCTTCATGAAGGAAAGCGCCGTGCGCATCGTGTCGGTGACGCCGACGCTGCTTTCGAAGTGCATCGACTGCGTGTCGCTGCCGCCTGTCGCAAGCGCCAGAACCGTGTTGGTCGTGCCGAAATCGAGCCCGAGTGCCCGTGCCATCGCCGTGCCCCTTTGTCCGCTGGTATGGGTTGAACCGGAGCGAAGGGCTCCGCGCGCGAAAGGGCGCGTCAGGCGTGCCCCGCAATTTGAGAGCGCGCCAGATCGCACAGGCGGCGGCGGATGGCAAGGGCGGAGGCTGGCCTCAGACCGAATGCGCCGCCCCGCCGTCGCAGCGGACGAGGCTGCCGGTCACGTAGCTTGCCGGCGTGCTGCAGAGGAAGGCGGCGGTCGCGGCGAATTCCTCGACGGTGCCGTAGCGGCGGGCGGGGATCGCCTTTTCCGAGGCCGCGCGCACGTCCTCGACGCTCCTGCCGCTGCGCTCGGCGGCGGCGGCATCGAGGCTCTTCAGCCGGTCGGTCATGATGCTTCCCGGCAGCAGCATGTTGCTGGTGATGCCGTATTGCGCGACCTCGCCCGCCAGCGTCTTCGACCAGCCGGCCAGCGCCGGCCGCAGCGTGTTGGAGAGCGCAAGGCCGGGGATCGGCTCGATTACGCCGGAGGAGGCGACGGTGAGGATGCGGCCCCAGCCACGCTCCTTCATGCCCGGCAGCAGGCGGTTGGTGAGCGTGATGATGCGCAGCACCATGGAATTGAAATAGGCGGCGAGCTTCTCCTCGCTCATGTCCTCGGTCGAGCCCGGCGTTGGCCCGCCGGAATTGTTGACGAGGATATCGACGCCGCCGAGCTTTTCCGAAACCGCTTTGACCAGCGTCTCGACGAAGCTCTCGTCGCCCAGATCGGCCTGGACCCAGTCCGCCCGGCCGGGGCCTTCCGCGTTGATGGCCTTGCAATTGGCCTCCAGCACCTCGGTGCTGCGGCCGCACAGGAGCACATGCGCGCCCTCGCGGGCGAGCGCGACGGCAATACCCTTGCCGAGGCCGCGGGAGGAGGCGAGGACGAGGGCGCGTTTGCCCGCGATGGCGAGATCCATGGTGAGGTCCTTCCTTTCGGGTTCAATCGGCGCGGTAGGGCACCTTGCCGGGATTGAACAGGTTCTTCGGGTCGAGCGCGGCCTTGATCGCCTGCGCCAGAGCGCGGCGGGCCGGATTGCCATAGGTGAGATAGGCGCGGCGCTTCTCCGTGCCCACCCCATGCTCGGCGGAAAAGCTGCCGCCGGCTTCCGTGACGCCGGTATAGACGGCATCCTCGATGGCGTCCTTCACGGCCGGGGCCGCCGCGCCCTCGCCGATGACGGAAAGATGCAGGTTGCCGTCGGCGACATGGCCGTAGACATAGGCGTCGAAGCTCGGATGCACCGCCTTCAGCCGGGCGCCGAGGTCTGCGACATAGGCGTCCAGCGCGCCGGGCGGCAGCGATACGTCGTAGGAGGGCGCGGCGGGGTGCAGGCGATAGATGAAATCGCTTTCCTCCCGCAGCGCCCAGAAGCGCCGTGCCTGGTCGAGCGAGGCGGCGACGATGCCGCTGGTCAGCCCGTGCTGCTCCCAGAGTCCGGCAAGGCCCTCTTCCAGCGCGGTGCGGGCCTCCGCCTCGCTGGCGGCGGAAACCTCCATCAAGAGGACCGCGGCCGTGCCGTCCTCCAGCCAGTCGAGGTCGAAGCCGCGCTCTCCGGCGCTGTCGAGGAAATAGCGCCGCCACATCAGTTCGGCCCCTTCGAGCTGCAAGGCGGGCAGGGAACGGAAATGGGTGATCACGGCAAGCGCGGAGGCCGCGTCCCTGACGCCGACGAGCGCGGTGGCGCGCATCGGGTTGAAGCTTTCCAGCTTCAGCACCGCGCGGGTGACGAAGCCGTAGGCCCCTTCCGAGCCGATGAGCAACTGCTTGATGTCCGGCCCGGCGCTGACCTTGAGCACGCGCGTCAGGTCGCTGAAAAGGCTGCCATCCGGCATCACCGCCTCGATGCCGAGCACCTGATGGCGCATCACGCCGTTGCGGAAGGCGAGGATGCCGCCGGCATTGGTGGCGATCATGCCGCCGATGGTGGCGCTGCCGCGCGCGGCAAGGTCGATGCCGGGGGTGAGGCCGAACGCGGCGGTCGCTTCCTGCAGCGCCTGCAGCGTCACGCCCGCGCCGACCGTCACCGTGCGGGCGAGGGGATCGATGTCCTCGATACGGTCGAGCCGCGCCGTCGAGAGGATGAGGTCACCCGGCCGGCTGATGCCGCCGCCGACAAGCCCTGTGCGCCCGCCCTGCGGCACGATGAACACACCGTTCTCCGCGCACCAGCGCACGACCGCTGCCGCCGCCTCCGGCGTCGCCGGCATCGCCATCGCGCCGGCGCCGAAATTGTCCGGATGCTCGCCGGGATGCCGGCCGCCGAGCATGTCGGCTCCGATAAGGTGGAGGTCCCCGCCGAATTCGTTCAAGTCGCGCTGGAGGGATCGGATAATCTCGGACATGGCGCTTCCTCTCGGGCAGGCATTCGGGCTGGCCGAATGCGTAGTCCCGGGGACAAGCGGAATCAAGCGCGTAGCCCATCGGCAGGGCCGACAATAGATTGACGTTTACGTTAAAGTAAACAATACTTCGGGCCCATGTCATGAGGTCATGCGCAAATGCGGGGAAAGTCTGTCGCAGAACGGCTCGACAAGATTTACCGTATTTGTCATGACAGGCCGATACGAGGGACTTTCCGCGGCTTTTGAGGGGGCGCGGGTGGAGAGATGAATGAGCGAAGAAATGGAACTCCCCGAACGCGAATCGATGGAATTCGACGTGGTGATCGTCGGTGCGGGACCTGCCGGCCTTTCGGCGGCGATCCGGCTGAAGCAGGTCAATCCGGATCTGACGGTCGTCGTCCTGGAGAAGGGCTCGGAAGTCGGCGCGCATATCCTGTCGGGCGCGGTCGTCGATCCCATCGGCATCGACCGCCTGCTGCCCGGCTGGCGCGAGGATGAAAGCCATCCCTTCAAGACCGAGGTGACGGACGACCAATTCCTCTTCCTCGGCCCGGCCGGCTCCGTCCGCCTGCCGAACGCCTTCATGCCGCCGCTGATGAACAACCACGGCAACTACATCGTCTCGCTCGGCAATGTCTGTCGCTGGCTGGCGGCCAAGGCGGAAGAGCTTGGCGTCGAGATCTATCCGGGCTTCGCCGCGACCGAAGTGCTCTACAACGACGAAGGCGCGGTGATCGGCGTCGCCACCGGCGACATGGGCATCGAGCGCAATGGCGAACCGGGCCCGAACTATACCCGCGGCATGGCCCTTCTCGGCAAGTACACGCTGATCTCCGAAGGCGTGCGCGGTTCGCTCGCCAAGCAGCTCATCGCGAAGTTCGATCTCCAGAAGGACCGTGAGCCCCAGAAATTCGGCATTGGCCTCAAGGAGCTCTGGCAGGTCAAGCCGGAGAACCACAGGCCCGGCCTCGTGCAGCACTCCTTCGGCTGGCCGCTCGGCATGAAGACCGGCGGCGGCTCGTTCCTGTACCACCTCGAAGACAACATGGTCGCCGTTGGCTTCGTGGTGCACCTCAACTACAAGAACCCCTATCTCTTCCCCTTCGAGGAATTCCAGCGCTTCAAGACCCATCCGGCGATCCGGGGAACCTTCGAGGGTGGCAAGCGCCTCTCCTATGGCGCGCGCGCCATCACCGAGGGCGGCTACCAGTCGGTGCCGAAGCTGTCGTTCCCGGGCGGCGCGCTGATCGGCTGCTCGGCCGGTTTCGTCAACGTGCCGCGCATCAAGGGCAGCCACAATGCGGTGCTGTCCGGCATGCTGGCTGCGGAGAAGCTGGCGGATGCCATTGCCAACGGCCGCG
The Shinella zoogloeoides DNA segment above includes these coding regions:
- the pepN gene encoding aminopeptidase N, giving the protein MRTENGQIIHLADYRQTDFVLERVDLTFELDPTETKVEARLIFHRREGADLAAPLVLDGDELVMTGLLFDQMEMDAARYDAKPDSLTIRDLPASEPFEITITTMINPEANTQLMGLYRTNGVYCTQCEAEGFRRITYFPDRPDVLAVYTVNIIADKASCPLLLSNGNFLGGAGYGEGKHFAAWFDPHPKPSYLFALVAGDLGVVEDTFTTMSGREVTLKIYVEHGKELRAAYAMDALKRSMKWDEEVFGREYDLDIFMIVAVSDFNMGAMENKGLNVFNDKYVLADPETATDQDYANIEAIIAHEYFHNWTGNRVTCRDWFQLCLKEGLTVYRDHEFSADQRSRAVKRIAEVRHLKSEQFPEDAGPLAHPVRPTKYREINNFYTTTVYEKGSEVTRMIATIVGTDGFKKGMDLYFERHDGDAATIEDFVKCFEDANGVDLSQFSLWYHQAGTPLVSVSCSYDQAKGEFTLSLEQMIPPTPGQATKEPMHIPLRFGLLLVDGSEATPSAVSGADVTGDVLHLKERRQTVTFSGIASRPVVSLNRSFSAPINLHFEQAPADLAQIARHDSDLFSRWQALNDLALPNLVEAARKARAGEPVETNAVLADTLIAIAGDEALEPAFRAQALALPSESDIARELGSNNDPDAIRTGREAVLAFVANRDPAAFAKLFDTNRTEGAFTPDAASAGQRALRNAALAYLAVSDGTPARAAQAFASADNMTDLSAALTVLAHRFPDAPETAAALETFRARFADNALVIDKWFSIQSTIPGDGALERVKALMTSPHFNKANPNRVRALVGTFAFSNPTGFNRADGAGYRFLAEQILEIDPKNPQLAARILTSMRSWRALEEVRSDHARNALRTIAAGEKLSSDVSDIVERMLKG
- a CDS encoding MFS transporter, whose product is MLASLVPILSLMLSTLLMMVAFGLQSYVVPVRAVAEGWSTQTISMIATGYTIGFTLSCIVTPKFVLLVGHVRVFVALTTMLAIAILLCALVVDWPAWMLFRAISGFAISGSYLIIESWLNEKVTNDNRGSVFSIYLITTMVGTIGGQYLVPLGDPSNTTLFILCGIIFSVALLPTALTSSPLPAAPTQVRFNVPTLYRRSPVAVVGAFLAGALSGAWLNLGGVFTQRSGLTTAEGATLLASVLIGSSLSQIPIGRASDRMDRRLVMVACGAVGTVSCLVMALVAGGPPVLLYIVAACVGSVIFPIYALNVAHANDRAQPDEYVEVSSGMMIVYGVGTISGPIMVGPIMDRFGPGSLFAVLAVYFLLYGAYAAWRIRRREENDGLVAKTDFQAMAAQPLAADAAAAALQPDAVPEELVEDTTTPEWRQP
- a CDS encoding VOC family protein, giving the protein MISPNLLILYVGNPAASGRFYEQLFGRAPVAQSPGFVAFRFENGLGLGLWSTSSPEFVSSGTGHRSEIAIVVDDDAAIDALHETWKAAGVVIEQPPFTAVFGRTFVALDPDGHRIRVCPPDK
- a CDS encoding YafY family protein; the encoded protein is MTRSERLLALLQLLRRHRHPVSGATLAGELGVSIRTLYRDIATLQAQGADIEGEPGVGYVLRPGFMLPPLMFSQGELEALVLGFRWVQKFADAPVTKAATDALAKISAVLPAELAAELENTALLVGPRRIVDGEIVDLAVIRAAIRRERKLRLSYCDASGARSERVVWPVALGYFEETRMLVAWCEWRQGYRHFRTERMAAIALLEERFPRRRAAMLKEWRETDAGPRRARQA
- a CDS encoding DMT family transporter, whose protein sequence is MDVQSPDPMKGICLKVASVVTFLCMSTLIKAAGKDIPAGQITFLRSAFAMVPILVFLGLHGQLRDAFRTKDIFGHFKRGFVGILSMGFGFYGLVHLPLPESIALGYALPLFTVMIAAVFLKERVGLYRWTAVLVGLVGVAIISWPRLTLFRSGGMGSSEAMGVLAMLAFGVLGSCAMVLVRKLVQTERTPTIVIYFSLFASLFSLGTLPFGWIALGWQSLVLMALAGFCGGIAQLLLTSSYRYADVSTIAPFEYTSIVLGLVIGYVLFGDVPTRTMLLGTAIVVSAGIFVIFREHRLDLKRRAELRHKLPQG